Below is a window of Congzhengia minquanensis DNA.
TTAGACCTTTTCGCTTTCCCCGGCCACAAGGGACTTATGGGACCCATGGGCACCGGCGGCCTTTATGTGCGTGAGGGGCTAACGCTTCAAACAATTATTGAAGGCGGTACAGGCAGTCTGTCTGAAAGCGTTTACCAGCCCGAAATGATGCCCGACCGCTTAGAAAGCGGAACGCTGAACGTTCCCGCCATTGTCGGTTTGGGGCAGGCCGCAAAATTTCTGTTAGACACCGGGGTGGAAACCGTCCGCCGGCAGGAGGAAGCACTGTGCTCCTATTTTGAAGAGCGCGTTCGCGCGATGCCTGGTGTAACAGTTTACGGATCAAGCAACAAAACCGCCATCTGTGCCATAAATATCGAAGGTGCCGACTGTGTGGAGGTGGCCCAGATGTTAAATGACAACTATGACATCGCCGTGCGCGCAGGACTCCACTGCGCCATTTTGGCCCACAAAACGCTGGGCACAGAAAAAACGGGGTGCGTCCGCTTTAGTTTCGGCTATTTTAACACCATAAGTGAAGTGGACAAAGCCGTAAACGCAGTTTATGAAATTTCAAAGGAGCTTTAACTGCTAAAAAACCGGCCTGCACAAATGATTGCAGGCCGGTTTAAATTTTATGAAAATGGGAAAAATATTTACAAATCTGTAAAAATAAAACCGTTGACTTAAAAGTATATCCGTAGTATAATGAGTAATACATCCTGGGGACGCAATGGTTTCGACGGGAATGCAGAACATTTGGGAGCGGGTAGTGGTGCGGAGCCACTTAAAAATCCGCAAATTAAATATAATCGACAATAACGATTTAGCTTTTGCTGCCTAATTAGGCGGCTGTCCTGCCTGCGGTAACCGCGCCAAGGGGTCAGGGCATCATGAATGCGGTGAACGTGAGCAGCTTAAGCTTTGCGGCTGCCATGACCAATGAAGCTACTAAACCTTAAGGTTTGTTTGTGAACCTTAAGGCGAGGGAATGTAAATCACAAACTGCACCCGGAGCGCCCGAATCGGAAGTATTTTCGGACAGGAGTTCGACTCTCCTCGTCTCCACCA
It encodes the following:
- a CDS encoding aminotransferase class V-fold PLP-dependent enzyme, producing MIYLDNAATTFTKPRQVYEAVVDAMVKNGVNAGRGGYDAAVRANELLFETKERLAALFHIENPERIAFAYNTTHALNMGIKGVLSYGDHVIITSMEHNSVLRPVKECELHKRISYTVLRANDKGEIDMNSLEKAIRPNTKLICMTHSSNVCGTMMDIYKAAEIAHKHNILFMVDAAQSAGAIDIDGSKLDLFAFPGHKGLMGPMGTGGLYVREGLTLQTIIEGGTGSLSESVYQPEMMPDRLESGTLNVPAIVGLGQAAKFLLDTGVETVRRQEEALCSYFEERVRAMPGVTVYGSSNKTAICAINIEGADCVEVAQMLNDNYDIAVRAGLHCAILAHKTLGTEKTGCVRFSFGYFNTISEVDKAVNAVYEISKEL